The window TTTAAATTGATTGCCAGGGGGAGCGCGTGGGGGCCTCTGGAAccgcctcttaccttctctcctcATAGCGACggcgcgtcgccatgacaacgcggtgtCGTATGACGCAAAGACTTCACGTTGCCATGACGCCGCAGAGGAGGGGatgccggagagcaggtaagtggTAGGGGGCGACATAAAACGTTTGTGCCCCCCTGTGTCAGACTGCCCAGAGTGAAATATCATGCTGTTCTGTAGTGGTCACTGCGACTGTACTGACGCTAACTGTAACCTTCCTTTCTCATCTGTTAACATggacacactgagtgctcatttacatgtgatttCCCATAATCCCGAGCGGCAGCGGAAGCATTGCATGCACCACAGGTggtgtttttatttactgtatggtggagggtttttgtcactttttctttacccaccataacagcCAGCAAGCAACCTCGCACgggtgagacccaaaaggtcgaaactgctgtctgtgagcagggttactggctctgcacttctgtaacctaGGCTGTGCTGAAAACCTGTGCGATACGGCAGGCGTAAGCTAATAGGAGTCCATGCAGAGCCGGCGTGATGGCGGTGCcttgcggttacagaggccccgcactcttccccacaacaattaaaccgattgacgagggagggggggggggggggtcgagtgcggggcctctgtaactctcttaccttctccttagtgatgtcttcctgcagtgtccctcatcacgtgcgccgcattgccatgagaACGAGGCGTCACGTAACGTCGGGGCATCACGTGACGTCATGCATGCGGCGGCGGCACGTTGTTATGATATCAGGACGCTCTATGgcatcgcattgccatgacaacgtgaggCCGCATGACATCACGCCGTCACGTGACccccccattgtcatggcaacgcgacgccgttgatgagggacactgcaggaagacatcgcggaggagaaggtaagagaccctGCACCGGGCCCCGCAGGATTACCAGCCGGCCCTGGGTCCACGTTAACATGGATGAGACGTAAAGAGTGACGCACtctgctcatctgcatgtcattacccagaatccctagctgcagtggaagcacgtttgctaagagataatggggaaaggcagggctgcagacctctCCGAGACATGTGAATGAGCTCACCCGTAAGGGATAGGGGGGACCTCACCTTCCCTTTCCTGTAAAGCGCCTTTGCATTGTCCAGGTCCATCTCTAACACCGCGTTGCAAGAGTTGATGACGTCATCGAAGTGGTTAAGCTTCAGCTGGGTGGCGGCCAGGTTGTTGAGACACTTGATTCTGTGCTCACGCagctcctcttcctcctctgagCTCGGCGCGTCTGCGTGACACAGATAACGCTGAGACGCAGGAATAGAGCGCGGGAGAGCATCCCGCAGTATGAAGCCGGGGGGCCGGAACGCAAAACGGACTTCCGTATCGCAATACTAGCACGCGGGAAAAAATGCGCCGACCTGCACGGAAATAATCGTGACAAAATGTGCATCTCCTACTTGCACGGTACGCATACCCTCCAACCGCACCTGTTTTTAACGGCCCGGGCCAAACCTAttatagaggcaatccaagcgccCATTTTTCCCCCCATTTTTGTTTCGTTTTTTTACCATAGGAtggatgcagggggtctctggagctgaaccccattaatttcagttccggggactgATATCACTGTGTGATGTAACATGATGTATGATATCATTGTGTGATGTAACATGATGTATGATATCACTGTGTGATGTAACATGATGTATGATATCACTGTGTGATGTAACGTGATGTATGATATCATTGTGTGATGTAACGTGATGTATGATATCATTGTGTGATGTAACATGATGTATGATATCACTGTGTGATGTAACATGATGTATGATATCACTGTGTGATGTAACATGATGTATGATATCACTGTGTGATGTAACGTGATGACATGATGTATGATATCACTGTGTGATGTAACATGATGTATGATATCATTGTGTGATGTAACATGATGTATGATATCACTGTGTGATGTAACGTGATGACATGATGTAACATGATGTATGATATCACTGTGTGATGTATGATATCACTGTGTGATGTAACATGATGTATGATATCACTGTGTGATGTAACGTGATGTATGATATCATTGTGTGATGTAACGTGATGTATGATATCACTGTGTGATGTAACATGATGTATGATATCACTGTGTGATGTAACATGATGTATGATATCACTGTGTGATGTAACGTGATGACATGATGTATGATATCACTGTGTGATGTAACATGATGTATGATATCATTGTGTGATGTAACATGATGTATGATATCACTGTGTGATGTAACGTGATGACATGATGTATGATATCACTGTGTGATGTAACATGATGTATGATATCACTGTGTGATGTAACGTGATGTATGATATCACTGTGTGATGTAACATGATGTATGATATCACTGTGTGATGTAACGTGATGTATGATATCACTGTGTGATGTAACATGATGTATGATATCACTGTGTGATGTAACATGATGTATGATATCACTGTGTGATGTAACATGATGTATGATATCATTGTGTGATGTAACATGATGTATGATATCACTGTGTGATGTAAAGGAAGGATATGTAATGTATGATAGTATGTTGTGCGATGTATTGcggtgtatcagtggatgtcaTGAGATGTAATGTATAGTATCGCTGTGTATTACCTGCATTAGGTGGGGCGAGAATGCTCAGAGCCTGGCTATAAGAGTGCATGGCACTTCTATATTCCTCACGCTCAAAGTGGAAGTTTCCGCATTCCCGTTTCTGGTTCCCGTGGCTCACACGGTCTGCCGTTGTCAGGACTCCCAGGCTGGGCTTATCTCTGACTCTGAGTAAAGTCACTTTATACATTAAGGAGGCATCTGATGGGATGTCTGGGTCCCTAAAAAAAGGTAAGGAGAGCTTGTCAAAATCTTATAAATGGTATATATTTGAGTTTTACTAAGCAATAAAGGCGCAAAACCACATGGGCGGCAAGCTGAATTTCAGGGTCTCTGGATGGggcagtgtttgtcaatcaagtgttttatttccccttatcccaccttgtccttatcagagaaccaatacagataaggggaggggggactctGGCTATATAAGCgctcgctgatcacacagtgacattacagagtgacatcacacagtgacatcacacagaagggagcagccagaggtctcactttaacaaataaataaaaaccaccTAAGTGTCAGATTTGGGTTAAAAGAGTATCAATTACTCAGATGAGATCCCTTTAACAGGTCATTGTAATGAGTTCACTTTTGTCTGAGAAGGGATTTCTCGTTTAGGCCCCATCTAAATATTCTGCGAAGCTGTTTTCCAAGTACTGAAAAAGAGCTTAAttgcatttaaatgaatgggccTAAAGTCTCCTGCAGTAGGGGCGAGACCActttaaagcaacagtccaagctgccattttttttaacattttatttttccccccatttaatatgagcatcaatacaatctacacaatgaaaagtaattagctaagttgccgattgatccgttcccctgtgatcgatcggcaaagattctgcTTGGGGgggtcactaaatggctgtcagtgcagcagaagagaaccaaagatgcaaagttctgtggggaagaacatgtgaccaggcagtcactagatacaattggtgcactgctagagagagggcacggctcaaaaaggggtgtgccagagcttgtttcagaagaggaaggggatgtgactttgtaaatggttgctatagaaacaaaaaatgcttgttacattataaaaaatgtcgttcagagttgttgtttttttaaatgctacaagtattttctcatagtacagaactgatttatgttttaaaaaaaaacctcacataggatattgcttggtctgcagctttaagtagggAGCCGAGTCAATCTGTTACAATGTATCCAaatgcccccccgccccccaaacacCCCCCAAAAATGTTTTCTTCAATCTAttccaaatatatatttaaagtcAGGAAATGTTACCCACTTAAGCTTCTGTTGTTTTGTGAGAAAAGAACCCAGATTCAAAAACAAACACGTCTTAACTAATAATTAACTGATAacttttgaggttttttttttattccgcAGCTGTTGCTGAGTATTGTAATTTCAACAGCGTTAGTGCTGTCAGCAAATTATCTGCTAATGATATGTCACATATTGGGAAACATCTTTGAATCAAAAAGAAAGAGGCTGCATTTTAGCCTGAAGTACAAAGTACTATTTTGGGACCCAATTCACGCCAAATCAGTGGTATTTATGTTAATAAGAATCCCTTGATATTgcacattcttatttttttttttacattctggcTTCCATCGGCCCTTGCTATTAAACATGGCGAAAAGTCACTTTCTCCTCGCCAGGGAAGTGTTCAGGTTCATACAACTGAATGGTGCTAAAAGCCTGCCTAGACAAGGAGAAGAGTAAGGGCATCAACATGTTACTTTCTATTGGAAGATCATACTGTAGTAACAGAGATATTGCATCCAAAAGGATAAACAGAATTTGCATATAAATTTTATTCGGCAGCATAATTCTCTGTTTAATCACCAACATAAAATCCACTTCCCATCTTTAattctgtgggtttttttttggatCACTCCCTTTGCTCACATATCACGTTGAGTTATCTTCCCAGCATGCATCATCGTCAGGAATTTTAaagccctgatgaaggtcccacATGGAACCGAAATGTTGGCCActaatatctactatatatttgggaCAGTTGTCAGTCTGTTCGCTGGGCGTTTGGACGCCTCTTAAGATATCCTAACCACAtgctggttcctgagatcaaggagcaggtttctGCCTATGGttggatacaattcacaaatgacATTGCTAAAGACATCACAGATGACGTCAGTAATGATATAACGGATGACATCACAAAGACATGACCCCATCATACAACCCTCAAGCTAGCACTTATTCTTGGTTACTCTGAATATCCAATTTTCAACATTAGCAACAATACAACAATACAATTAGCGGgttcagtgtttgggacgagaggacaatgtcccacacacgcagcattagaggctctcgatcGAACACTTCAGGACCTCAGAGGTAATGAAACTATTATGGGGGGAGTTGTTGTTTTAGCAGGGGGGATTCCCATTAAGAAACTAAAAAATGTTATTATCCGTTTATAAATCTCAGAGttttttggtttcttagaattcccctGAGCAGTGCCGGGCCTTCTCACCCAGTGCACCATAAATACCAGATTCCGAGTGCCTGCTGATTCAACATGAAGTACTGATTCACTTTGGGTGTCTGGGTGAACTGATAGTCAACCCTCTGAAAGAGTGGGATATAGTCACAGGTTACGGAGGGGGAGACAAAATAGGGATGTTTGCTGATTTTATATAGatagttaaagaggcaatccaagcagctaatatatatatatatatatgcctttgattacctttattgtaaattaattacctaagctgccgatcgattccttctcctgtgatcgatcagcaaagatcctgcttcccagggttcactaaatggctgcctttccgtttcaatccttgagtcaatgtaactcagcagctacaatgtattcttatattactaaggtaacattatctattgttagagCTTACATCTCAAACTTCTGTGAATATtaacaacaaatgatcacaaacaggaaagtgttacaaacatcttgcactgctggggaggtgggctaaagcctgctatagcaatcacaggatgctcagtatattaaaatgcattacaaatggcattaagagttgaattttaaaataaaaaaaggtagtaagtattatctaatactacagaactgatttttcttttttaaaaaacACGTagtatattgcttggattgctcttaTAAATTGATATGGAAAGTTACTCTTTACTGATGTGATTGATTGATCCCTGATTGATTGATCCCTGTTTGCAGAGTGAGCTTCCATAACACAATTACCTGCCCAGGAGACCAAAGGCGTAAAGACCGTTGGTTAGTAGGAAAGCCACTTCTCCGAGCTGCATGGACCGGACGCCCAGTTCCAGCGCCTGCGTACGGAGATAAGAGGGGAGGAACAAAAATGGGCTTCATCCAATGAGGCAGACGCTGGTGTTTTGATAGTTTCCATGATGAAAACATACAGAACATATATTCTATTTACACACCCTGAAGAGTCACGTTCGTTGTTCTCTTCTATCTTCTCACAATCCTCAACTGaggtcctcaagcctccccaacaggtcaggtttataggatatcccggcttcagcacaggtggctcaattagtccctgcttcaggacaaaGTGGCacaatcagaccctgcttcagcacaggtggctcagtccttgcttcagcgcaggtggctcaatcactctctggttcagcacagttggctcgatcgattgagccacctgtgctgaagctgggatatcctgaaaacctgacctgttgggaggggggcttcaggactggagttgagcacccctgtactaAGCCATGAGATGCCTTCTGACTCTGGAAGACACTGTACAACCCATTCGAATCAATGGCCTGGAAGTTGTCCTTCAGCCCTGGAAAGTGTTTCATGGCAGAAGACTGTTGAGTAAATATGAGCCTAAATGTACCAATGAACATTAATCTGTACTGCTGTGCCTGCAATAGAGTGGTGCAGTGTATCACATCCAAAAGAACTATGGGTCATGGCAATTACATGACATTGTATGGCCAATGAGATGACCCAGTAGGTTGGAAGTCACCTGACCTGTATGACATCCCCTTCGTCCAGGACGAAGGACAGATTTGGGTCTTTCTCCACCAGACGTCCATCCTCCAGCATTCCCATAAGATGCAGAGTCACTTCTTGGCCGGGGAGAGGTCTGCTGGCCCAACCCAGACCTGGCTTCAGGACTTTCTTTCTTAATAACTTGTCATCTGTGGGGCAGAAATTGTCCAtttgggtgaagggggaaaaaaagagttTAAATGGGACacagatcggggggggggggctcaactccagtcctcaagccccttccagccaacctccccccccccacccccacccccaacagatcaggttttcaggctatcccagcttcagcacaggtggctcaatcagtccctgcttcagcacagggggcttaatgtccctgcttcagcacaggtagctcaatcagaggctcggtcttcgactgagcctctgatggagccacctgtgctgaagcagggatatcctgaaaacctgtccttgGACGCTTCTGATCCATGTTACCCTGACCAGATTATTTTAGAAAACAGCTAATTTAATCTTTCCAAGATCCTCACAGGAAATGGGAGTGTTAACCAGGGATTGACGGACAGAAATACTGAATTATTTGCCCAATTTTTACAGTCTCCACCAACATTGTTACAATCAGTGAAATCTACATGCAAATACTGCATTTCCTTTTAGTCGGGTTGAAACCCCGTTGATGCATAGAGCTGCATTTCAgtgttaaagaggcaattcaagtgACACTTTAAAAAAACATGTTAGTATATgctgcctttgattacctttattgtaaactaattacctaagctgccaatcgatttgtTCTGCCGTGATTGATTAGCAAAgatccagggttcactaaatggctgcctttcagtttcaatcattgAGGTCagtgtgtaactcagcagctacaatgtattcttatattactaaggtaacattttcgattgttacagtttgcacctcatactgctgggaatattggcaacaaattatcccaaaaaggaaagtgttgcaaagaacttgcactgctggggaggtgggataaacctgctatagacatcacaggatgctcagtatattaaaactcattacgttgaattataaaaaaaatgcaagtattatctaatactacataactgatttattttaaaaataaaaacacgtccgatattgcatggattgcaacTTTAAGCAGAAATACCGACCCAGCTAATGTAAATATATTAGTATACAGCATATATTTTATATTAGATTTGGTTTGGGAATCTGGGGCAATTAGTTAGACACCCAGCATTATCTGTATTACCCACTCATATCCGAGGCCGAGTACAGGAATTACACTACCAACGTGTAATAAAAACTCCAGGAGCATTACGCCAAGTAGACACTATTAAGTTGTATGTCTGGGACCGTTATAATGTGTTGCATATTCAGACTCTGCATTTGGACTTGTCTGTTACGTGCGACTTTATGGGGCTGGCATTCTATGATTAACTCCTCACCTGCCAGAGTGGCCTGCAACACAAAGATAATACATCTTACTAAAAGGGATTGTATTTGTGTTCTATGCTTGGGTTTTCTGCACCAAAAATAAATCCTCATTACTATGCGCCGGGAGATTAACctcacacttagattgtaagctttgtgGGGCAGGCTCTTCCTATGATGTCATTTACCtcttgcacttattcccattgtttgtcaTTGTACATTATTTACCTCTGTATTGTAATGGAAAGCGCTACAGACatggttggcgctatataaatacatttatacatacattaaAGCAAAAAACCTCCAAATATGAATCTGTTCGTTTTTAGAGCGGACGAGACTGAATAactttgtatttatatatttgtttgcgtTATTCTGCATTGGAAGATGTCCAGGGTTTTAGATACTGATAGGTGCAGCGCCAAGACTTTCCTTCAATATGTTGTGAAGATGTTTCCCGGTGGTGGAGAAGAGATCAGTTCtactccaggggtggccaactccagtcctcaagggccaccaacaggttagattttaaggatatccctgcttcagcacaggtggctcaaccagtggctcagtcaaagactgagccactggttgagccacctgtgttgaagcagggatatccttacaatctaacctgttggtggccaaagaggactggggttggccaccgcTGTTCTACTCAAATGAATGGGACCACAGTCTTCTCCAGtactgggaagcagcttcacagcacaCACCCAAAAGTCACAAAAAGCGGAAATGTGGCCAGAAGTATGATTTAATTTTAATAGGACAAAACACCATGTTACCCCGTCATTCTTTGACTTATTTCACCCACCTGTGATATCCGTCCACTGGCCTGAGGAAAAAAGGACCCTAAAAGTGTAAGCTTTCAATCCCAAAACCTCTTCGACCCCCTGGTAGAACAGCAGCTCCTCCTCCTGGGGTTCCGTGTCCTCAATGGTAATGGCAGGCAGGAGGAATTTGACGCTTTTCCCAAAACTAGAGGTCCTGTGTCGTAGCCTCTCGTTCTCCTCCTCGTACCCCTCGTTTTCTGCATCTGGCTCCTCCAGCACACACCGAATGGGTACTTTACCAATGTGGGTCATGTATAGGTGCTCGGGTGCTGTGTCCTGCAGAACGCCATGCTCCGGAGAATCTGGGATATTTCCAGGCTGAGAGTCTTCTTGTTGCAGTCCTGTCATGGTCTCCTTCGGTTGTCCTACTTTCAATGACATTTGGTACCAGTAGAACAATGGTGATAATCCCTCTTCCCTATGTATACGCTTCTAATATCACGTCATCTGCCTAGTATATCAGTTGTTTGGGGTTCA is drawn from Ascaphus truei isolate aAscTru1 chromosome 18, aAscTru1.hap1, whole genome shotgun sequence and contains these coding sequences:
- the LOC142468866 gene encoding peptidyl-prolyl cis-trans isomerase FKBP8-like isoform X2, coding for MSLKVGQPKETMTGLQQEDSQPGNIPDSPEHGVLQDTAPEHLYMTHIGKVPIRCVLEEPDAENEGYEEENERLRHRTSSFGKSVKFLLPAITIEDTEPQEEELLFYQGVEEVLGLKAYTFRVLFSSGQWTDITDDKLLRKKVLKPGLGWASRPLPGQEVTLHLMGMLEDGRLVEKDPNLSFVLDEGDVIQALELGVRSMQLGEVAFLLTNGLYAFGLLGRDPDIPSDASLMYKVTLLRVRDKPSLGVLTTADRVSHGNQKRECGNFHFEREEYRSAMHSYSQALSILAPPNADAPSSEEEEELREHRIKCLNNLAATQLKLNHFDDVINSCNAVLEMDLDNAKALYRKGKVLSERGDYDEAMTTLKRALKLEPTTKAIHAELSKLVRRQRGQPEVTRSPLRPRPKAHLKLRDDLNPLIRHHPKERES
- the LOC142468866 gene encoding peptidyl-prolyl cis-trans isomerase FKBP8-like isoform X1, which gives rise to MSLKVGQPKETMTGLQQEDSQPGNIPDSPEHGVLQDTAPEHLYMTHIGKVPIRCVLEEPDAENEGYEEENERLRHRTSSFGKSVKFLLPAITIEDTEPQEEELLFYQGVEEVLGLKAYTFRVLFSSGQWTDITDDKLLRKKVLKPGLGWASRPLPGQEVTLHLMGMLEDGRLVEKDPNLSFVLDEGDVIQALELGVRSMQLGEVAFLLTNGLYAFGLLGRDPDIPSDASLMYKVTLLRVRDKPSLGVLTTADRVSHGNQKRECGNFHFEREEYRSAMHSYSQALSILAPPNADAPSSEEEEELREHRIKCLNNLAATQLKLNHFDDVINSCNAVLEMDLDNAKALYRKGKVLSERGDYDEAMTTLKRALKLEPTTKAIHAELSKLVRRQRGQPEVTRSPLRPRPKAHLKLRDDLNPLIRHHPKERVTPRMLVIGAFVTAVLSIVTALILVQES